From the genome of Bradyrhizobium elkanii USDA 76, one region includes:
- a CDS encoding LLM class flavin-dependent oxidoreductase translates to MRFIFFSEGETQPGHTHAHRYRELIDEVILAEKVGFDAFGCSEQHFAIGTASTSAPEVIYPYMMALTSRIQFIHLITPLPKKINHALRVAERLATEDILSNGRVGLAVGRGNTTLALRAFEVDPEETKAQQIEGIEVIRRALSNDIFSFVGEHYKIPPRSLTPKHVTLPYPPIMMATSSPQSITAAAHMGIGAMMGGGYSGFASVQRSAELYDKELASAEHVYPVQAQKVAVISGGMHCADTNEEAERWAATLAHSVSLSIDAYERLSKLSADYGSLGKIKNIDFKNERYLFDESGSFIVGDVETCTKQVQRFVDMGIDALALRIDGMPHKELMKSIELFGKYVIPRFKNHRSVVRTSDAILADIRAARPAHYAEREAFENAKAAAGTVDGAVRNPAASA, encoded by the coding sequence ATGCGGTTCATCTTCTTCAGCGAGGGAGAGACCCAGCCGGGACACACCCACGCGCACCGCTATCGCGAGCTCATCGACGAAGTGATTCTGGCAGAGAAAGTCGGATTCGACGCGTTCGGGTGCTCCGAACAGCATTTCGCGATCGGCACGGCCTCGACCTCCGCTCCCGAGGTGATCTACCCGTACATGATGGCGCTAACCAGTCGGATCCAGTTCATCCACCTGATCACGCCGCTTCCCAAGAAGATCAATCACGCGCTGCGCGTTGCGGAGCGGCTGGCGACCGAGGATATCCTATCGAACGGCCGCGTCGGGCTTGCCGTCGGCCGCGGCAACACCACCCTCGCGCTGCGCGCCTTCGAGGTCGACCCCGAGGAGACCAAGGCGCAGCAGATAGAGGGCATTGAGGTCATCCGCCGGGCCCTATCGAACGACATCTTCTCTTTCGTCGGCGAGCATTACAAGATTCCGCCGCGCAGCCTGACGCCCAAGCACGTGACGCTGCCCTATCCGCCAATCATGATGGCGACTTCGAGCCCGCAATCGATCACCGCCGCCGCGCACATGGGCATCGGCGCCATGATGGGCGGCGGCTATAGCGGATTCGCCTCCGTGCAGAGGTCGGCCGAGCTCTATGACAAGGAGCTGGCGAGCGCCGAGCACGTATACCCCGTGCAGGCGCAGAAGGTGGCGGTGATATCCGGCGGAATGCATTGCGCCGATACAAACGAGGAGGCGGAGCGGTGGGCGGCCACGCTGGCCCATAGCGTCTCCTTGTCCATCGACGCTTATGAGCGGCTGTCGAAGCTGTCCGCCGACTACGGATCGCTCGGCAAGATCAAGAACATCGACTTCAAAAACGAGCGCTATCTGTTCGACGAGTCGGGCAGCTTCATCGTCGGCGACGTCGAGACCTGCACCAAGCAGGTCCAGCGGTTCGTCGACATGGGCATCGACGCGCTCGCGCTGCGCATCGATGGCATGCCGCACAAGGAGCTGATGAAGTCGATCGAGCTGTTCGGCAAGTACGTCATCCCGAGGTTCAAAAACCACCGGTCGGTCGTGCGCACGTCCGACGCGATCCTTGCAGACATCCGCGCCGCCCGCCCCGCCCATTATGCCGAGCGCGAGGCCTTCGAGAACGCCAAGGCGGCCGCCGGGACCGTCGATGGCGCAGTCCGTAATCCTGCTGCTTCGGCCTGA
- a CDS encoding LuxR family transcriptional regulator, translating into MHRVFQQFIDAIVSAEDAEGFSNALAETASALDLSCFAYLALQSEEDRKPRLISTYPTRWTTHYLDKKYQVIDPVIREALQSPEPFRWGIDFRSQTSSKEQRRLFDEAAQCGIRFGFTVPIHDGHGPISALTFATDESRPQFEKCIDSHTRVLQLMAMYFHAHVRRKLGNERGLDGIRLSRREVECLEWAARGKSSWETGCILGISRNTVAYYLENAKEKLGVRTIAQAVTHLAAANRKKQN; encoded by the coding sequence ATGCATCGGGTCTTCCAACAATTCATTGATGCAATAGTCAGCGCCGAAGATGCCGAAGGCTTCTCCAACGCTCTGGCGGAAACAGCATCGGCTTTGGACCTATCGTGTTTCGCTTATCTCGCTCTCCAGAGCGAAGAAGACAGGAAGCCCCGACTTATCTCAACATATCCAACGCGATGGACGACCCATTATCTAGATAAGAAATACCAAGTCATTGATCCCGTCATTCGAGAAGCCCTTCAGAGCCCGGAGCCTTTTCGATGGGGAATCGATTTTCGATCACAAACCAGTTCAAAAGAGCAGCGGCGTCTATTCGATGAAGCCGCGCAATGCGGAATCCGGTTCGGCTTCACGGTGCCGATCCACGATGGGCATGGACCAATCTCCGCATTGACTTTCGCTACTGACGAGAGCCGGCCACAATTCGAGAAATGCATTGATTCGCACACGCGTGTCCTTCAACTCATGGCGATGTATTTTCATGCTCACGTTCGTCGCAAGCTCGGAAACGAACGTGGTCTTGACGGAATTCGGCTATCGCGCCGCGAAGTAGAATGTTTGGAGTGGGCGGCTCGAGGAAAGAGCTCTTGGGAAACCGGCTGCATTCTCGGTATCTCGCGCAACACAGTTGCGTATTACTTAGAGAATGCGAAGGAAAAGCTCGGCGTTCGCACAATCGCGCAGGCGGTAACACACTTGGCGGCTGCAAATAGAAAAAAGCAAAATTAG
- a CDS encoding enoyl-CoA hydratase/isomerase family protein, whose translation MKDKKYEGLLVEIRPSGVAVITMNRPEILNAINWPMHTALEEVFVDLDRAPAVKAIVLTGAGRGFCSGGDQNALDTGGHPISPTRSGRHLIRNILEVESPVIAAVNGVAVGLGATLALFCDVIFAQPSARFADTHVTAGVVAGDGGAVIWPLLLGPARAKHFLMTGDFISAEDAAAAGMINKVVPEGTVLDHAIGYAELLASGPRNAIVWTKYSVNKLIKEQVHLNLDTAMALEALTFKSPDRKEAVAAFREKRKRFAEAKKPT comes from the coding sequence ATGAAAGACAAAAAATATGAAGGCTTGCTCGTAGAGATACGTCCGAGCGGTGTGGCCGTCATAACCATGAACCGGCCTGAAATCCTCAACGCCATCAATTGGCCTATGCATACCGCGTTGGAGGAGGTGTTCGTAGACCTCGATAGGGCCCCCGCGGTGAAGGCCATAGTGCTCACTGGCGCTGGTCGAGGCTTCTGCTCAGGGGGTGATCAGAACGCGCTTGATACCGGTGGGCATCCGATATCGCCCACGCGCTCGGGTCGACATCTCATCAGGAACATCCTCGAAGTCGAGTCCCCCGTCATCGCTGCCGTGAACGGCGTGGCGGTCGGGTTGGGCGCCACGCTCGCCCTGTTTTGCGACGTTATCTTTGCCCAGCCAAGCGCGCGCTTCGCCGATACGCATGTTACGGCCGGTGTCGTCGCCGGAGATGGGGGCGCTGTAATTTGGCCGCTTCTCCTGGGTCCGGCACGGGCCAAACACTTCTTGATGACCGGTGACTTCATTTCGGCGGAAGACGCGGCGGCTGCGGGGATGATCAACAAGGTCGTGCCGGAAGGTACTGTTCTTGATCATGCGATCGGATACGCCGAACTGCTCGCGAGTGGACCCCGCAACGCAATCGTCTGGACAAAATATAGCGTCAACAAGCTGATCAAGGAGCAGGTGCATCTCAATCTAGATACCGCGATGGCGCTCGAGGCGCTGACCTTCAAGAGTCCTGATCGCAAAGAAGCCGTCGCGGCCTTTCGAGAGAAACGCAAGCGCTTCGCGGAAGCCAAAAAGCCGACGTGA
- a CDS encoding DUF2274 domain-containing protein has protein sequence MPKLKIAALPDDKPVKVAAELPASVHRDLVAYAEALASESGQRIDPAKLIAPMLARFMATDRGFAKARRAGHPSRAGGSEG, from the coding sequence ATGCCCAAGCTTAAAATAGCAGCACTGCCGGACGACAAGCCGGTCAAGGTCGCCGCAGAACTTCCGGCATCAGTGCATCGGGATCTCGTCGCCTATGCAGAGGCCTTGGCAAGCGAAAGTGGGCAGCGCATCGATCCGGCGAAATTGATCGCACCGATGCTAGCTCGCTTTATGGCCACAGACCGCGGATTTGCAAAGGCGAGACGAGCCGGTCACCCCTCGAGAGCCGGCGGAAGCGAGGGATAG
- a CDS encoding enoyl-CoA hydratase/isomerase family protein, whose amino-acid sequence MTALSARHESDAAAGLWTAGYDGVVVATLDRPPANALNRALLLAMTALFRDRGQGDPAPIVITGAGARFFCAGGDIKEADGAAADPVEDRMRGFHNLLVAMERYPAPVIAAVNGDCVGGGVEYALFADVVLAAPHARFGFPEIRHGLLPADKGIQRLVRLIGTRPARDLLLNGELVGAEQAARWGLVDAIIEPDRLVEEALGRAREAGRRAPVLYAALKQAVNDYDDAVDQRRAELTLAKAASWFNDPVARGLREGWRQARASSQPSDEGARAPNSTPHSGR is encoded by the coding sequence ATGACGGCTTTATCCGCGCGGCACGAAAGCGATGCGGCTGCCGGGCTGTGGACGGCCGGCTACGACGGCGTCGTGGTCGCGACGCTCGACAGGCCTCCGGCCAACGCTCTGAACCGTGCGTTGTTGCTCGCCATGACGGCGCTGTTCCGGGATCGTGGCCAGGGCGACCCGGCGCCGATAGTGATCACCGGTGCCGGGGCGCGGTTCTTCTGCGCCGGCGGTGACATCAAGGAAGCCGACGGAGCCGCCGCTGACCCGGTCGAAGACCGAATGCGGGGTTTCCATAACCTCCTTGTCGCGATGGAACGATACCCGGCTCCGGTCATCGCCGCTGTCAACGGCGACTGCGTCGGCGGCGGCGTGGAGTACGCGCTATTCGCAGATGTGGTGCTCGCGGCGCCTCACGCCCGGTTCGGATTCCCCGAGATCAGACACGGCCTTCTGCCCGCGGACAAGGGAATCCAGCGCCTCGTCCGCCTGATCGGAACACGGCCCGCACGTGACTTGCTGCTGAACGGTGAACTCGTCGGCGCCGAGCAGGCGGCACGGTGGGGCCTTGTCGACGCGATTATCGAGCCCGATCGACTGGTGGAGGAGGCGCTCGGCCGGGCCCGGGAGGCCGGCCGTCGAGCTCCTGTGCTCTATGCGGCGCTTAAGCAGGCCGTGAACGATTACGACGACGCTGTTGATCAACGCCGGGCCGAACTGACGCTCGCCAAGGCTGCCTCCTGGTTCAACGACCCTGTGGCGCGAGGCCTCCGCGAAGGCTGGAGACAGGCGCGGGCGTCGTCGCAGCCTTCAGACGAGGGGGCACGAGCCCCAAACTCCACCCCGCACTCAGGCCGGTAG
- a CDS encoding TetR/AcrR family transcriptional regulator, with translation MNIQPLPIKRAYSSGRREQLIAVAAELFLQHSYDAVTVEMIAARAGITGPGLYRHFQNKQAVLIAVLEEPTQIVHEVAKRIAETTKDPKAAMIAMVESHIRLILKGPPSTLIFTKNEHALPEHDHRRIRREMALYAEEWISVIIPLRPDLSEPEARLLTQAVFSMLNTAATLRKGLDEESIFSTMRQAALHALLGRGDL, from the coding sequence ATGAATATTCAGCCATTACCGATCAAGCGGGCATACAGCAGCGGGCGGCGCGAGCAGTTGATCGCGGTCGCTGCTGAGCTCTTCCTGCAGCACTCATACGACGCGGTCACAGTTGAAATGATCGCTGCGCGCGCCGGCATCACTGGTCCTGGATTGTATCGCCACTTCCAGAACAAGCAGGCAGTCCTGATCGCGGTTCTGGAGGAACCGACGCAGATCGTGCACGAGGTTGCGAAACGGATCGCGGAGACGACGAAGGACCCAAAGGCCGCCATGATAGCGATGGTCGAGTCGCACATCCGGTTGATCCTTAAAGGACCACCAAGCACGCTGATCTTCACCAAGAACGAGCACGCTCTTCCTGAACACGACCACAGACGGATCCGGCGCGAGATGGCGTTGTACGCCGAAGAATGGATTTCCGTGATAATCCCGCTGCGGCCCGACCTGTCCGAACCCGAGGCACGACTGCTGACCCAGGCCGTGTTCTCCATGCTCAACACCGCTGCGACGCTTAGGAAGGGCCTCGACGAGGAGTCGATCTTCTCCACTATGCGGCAGGCCGCGCTGCACGCGCTGCTCGGCCGCGGCGACCTCTGA
- a CDS encoding LysR family transcriptional regulator codes for MNMTGIEIRNNRRGTASAIDLQQLRFAVVASDYGSFRRAADVLSIKHTVLSRSIGQLEYLVGTSLFERSSGGIKPTIAGQAVLRIARLILEQVDILVETGRSGGRGDTGHLVIGFYTSVSTGNLRATIGEFKKLLPQIELATMERSRFHLMTALRNGTVDVVVSPGRLACLDVKSLLLWSERILISLPQDHHLAAREIIYWADLRNEKILLSKIDPGRELEDLLISKLASPDDRPAVERHDVSRGIIKNLTSMGMGLSLVMESDIGASFAGLVYRELHDGTGPSRVDFFAHWRDDNENPALNRFLNLLAERYPSLPPALEG; via the coding sequence ATGAACATGACGGGAATTGAGATTAGAAACAATCGACGTGGCACAGCGAGCGCGATTGACCTGCAACAGCTTCGATTCGCTGTGGTTGCCAGCGACTACGGGAGCTTTCGACGAGCTGCTGATGTCCTTTCGATCAAGCACACTGTCCTGAGCCGATCCATCGGTCAGCTTGAATATCTGGTTGGGACTTCACTATTCGAGCGCTCCAGCGGAGGAATCAAGCCCACTATCGCTGGCCAAGCGGTTTTGCGAATTGCGCGGCTGATCCTGGAACAGGTCGACATACTCGTCGAAACCGGGAGGTCCGGTGGTCGCGGCGATACTGGCCATCTTGTTATTGGCTTCTACACGTCCGTGTCCACCGGCAATTTGCGAGCGACGATAGGTGAATTTAAGAAGCTGCTCCCGCAGATCGAATTGGCAACGATGGAGCGCTCTCGCTTTCATCTGATGACCGCGCTGCGTAACGGGACCGTCGACGTCGTCGTTAGCCCTGGACGTCTGGCTTGTCTGGACGTCAAATCACTACTGCTGTGGAGCGAGCGCATCTTGATCTCGTTGCCTCAGGATCACCACCTAGCGGCACGCGAGATCATCTATTGGGCCGATTTGCGCAACGAAAAGATACTTCTAAGCAAGATTGATCCTGGACGCGAACTCGAGGATCTCCTGATTTCGAAGCTCGCCTCACCTGACGACCGGCCCGCAGTAGAGCGCCACGACGTAAGCCGCGGCATTATCAAAAATCTGACGAGTATGGGCATGGGGCTCAGTCTGGTGATGGAATCGGATATCGGCGCAAGTTTCGCTGGGCTTGTGTACCGGGAATTGCACGACGGGACAGGACCTAGCCGGGTAGACTTCTTTGCGCATTGGCGCGACGACAATGAAAATCCGGCTCTAAACCGTTTCCTCAATCTGTTGGCAGAGCGCTATCCCTCGCTTCCGCCGGCTCTCGAGGGGTGA
- a CDS encoding acyl-homoserine-lactone synthase — protein sequence MIQLITPPSYGELSDTLVEMHRLRHRVFKLRMAWEVETSSDMEIDEFDALHPDYLIQVDESGQVHGSVRLLPTLGPTMLRDTFPALLEGRPAPSTPLVWESSRFATDVPNDAPKGACGIALATYELFAGMVEFGLSRQLTDILTVTDVRMERILRRSGWPLRRICNPSTIGNTLAVAGYLDISRDTLASLRKAGGLSAPVLWTPVISAAA from the coding sequence ATGATCCAGTTGATCACACCACCTTCGTACGGAGAGCTTTCCGACACCCTCGTTGAGATGCATCGGTTGCGGCATCGTGTCTTCAAACTGCGCATGGCATGGGAAGTTGAAACCAGCAGCGACATGGAGATCGACGAATTCGACGCGCTGCATCCTGACTATCTAATCCAGGTAGATGAAAGCGGCCAAGTGCATGGTTCCGTTCGCCTGCTTCCAACTCTTGGCCCGACCATGCTTCGCGACACCTTTCCAGCGCTCCTTGAAGGCCGACCCGCGCCATCGACTCCTCTCGTTTGGGAAAGTAGTCGATTCGCAACTGACGTCCCTAACGATGCTCCGAAAGGGGCTTGCGGCATAGCCCTCGCGACCTACGAGCTATTTGCTGGAATGGTCGAGTTCGGGCTTTCACGGCAGCTCACGGATATTCTTACCGTTACGGATGTCAGAATGGAGAGAATCCTCCGACGATCTGGCTGGCCCCTGCGACGTATTTGCAATCCTTCCACGATTGGCAATACTTTGGCCGTGGCCGGTTACCTCGATATTTCTCGCGATACTCTAGCCAGCCTTCGTAAGGCCGGCGGCCTCTCGGCGCCGGTCCTTTGGACACCAGTAATCTCCGCAGCCGCCTAG